In Triticum aestivum cultivar Chinese Spring chromosome 5B, IWGSC CS RefSeq v2.1, whole genome shotgun sequence, the following proteins share a genomic window:
- the LOC123114660 gene encoding cysteine proteinase inhibitor-like, protein MAAAGEPLQGEPCTIHVPGGIVDSPGRENDPYIVDLARFAVSQHNKEANTQLELEKVVKVKEQAIAGRLYYITIQIDEGGAKQLYEAKVLEQLWLDVKKLLEFKPTECASPNV, encoded by the exons ATGGCGGCCGCGGGAGAACCTCTCCAAG GTGAGCCCTGTACTATACATGTGCCGGGGGGCATCGTGGACTCGCCGGGGCGAGAGAATGACCCCTACATCGTCGACCTCGCCCGCTTCGCCGTATCCCAGCACAATAAGGAGGCC AATACCCAGCTGGAGTTGGAGAAAGTGGTGAAGGTCAAGGAACAAGCTATTGCTGGCAGGCTGTACTACATTACAATCCAGATTGATGAAGGTGGGGCGAAGCAGCTGTATGAAGCCAAGGTGCTGGAGCAGCTGTGGCTGGATGTCAAGAAGCTCCTGGAGTTCAAGCCGACAGAGTGCGCCTCTCCCAACGTTTAA